The DNA segment AAGCAGAAAATGCAGGTGCAGACATAATCCACGTAGATGTGATGGACGGTCACTTTGTTCCAAACATTACAATAGGCCCACTAGTTGTAGAAGCAGTTTCAAAGATAACTTCTCTTCCTATAGATGTCCACCTTATGATAGAAAACCCCTCAGATTACGTGGAACTTTTTTCAAAAGCCCTTGATAAAGAAAATAGGGATATTTCTTTAGATTATGTATCTTTTCACATTGAAGCATCATACCACCCACACAGATTATTGAATAGAATCAAGGAGTTAAATGTAAAGTCAGGAATAGCTTTGAATCCTTCTACGCCAGTTAGTACAATAACTCATCTTTTGGACTCAATGGATCTACTTATTATAATGACAGTAAACCCAGGATTTGGAGGGCAGAGCTTCATTGAAACAATGCTCCCCAAGATTAAAGAGGCCAAGAAACTAGTCAAGGGCCATGATATAGAGATTTTAGTAGATGGCGGGGTCACAGAAAAAAACATTAAGAAGATTAGAGACGCAGGTGCAGATATTCTTGTAGCAGGCTCCGCAGTTTTCAATAAAAAAGATAGTATAAAAAATAATATTATTCGACTAAAGGCTCTGGTCTAGAAAGCTCATATTCTAGAAGCTCTTTTACCTTTTCTTTGTTTCTAGCCTTTTTTAGTATTTCAACACAGAGCTTTCTCTTCAATGCAAAATATTTTTCGTATGCTTCTTCGTCTTTGTACTTTGTTGTTAAGGCTATGTCTCTTCCACCCATACACCCGCTTCTTCTCATACAGCAGTAAGAAAGAGATTTGAAGCAGACAAGTTCACTATCCCAGTCATGTTCTTTTGAGAATTTGTCCTTTATTTCGATGTACTCTTCTTTAGTTATTCCAAGCTCTTCCAAAGCTTTAGGAAGGCCGCATTTGAATGAAAATGTCAGAGGGTATCCGGGATGGCAGCAGAATGCAATTGCTCTTAGGTCTCCTCCGTAGCATATAGGAACAGGTGCAAACTTCCAGCCGGGAACCATTCTGGTGTTGTTTGGATTTATCATTGAAAGAACGGTTGATAAGAAGTTTATAAGCGTTGTTCTTAAAATAAAAAGAAAAAAATTAAATTAATTTTTTGCTGTTATTACATTCCAGTTGTTTTTGACTGCGTAATAGATCGCTCCAATCCCAAGACTTCCAACTACAAGACCTACAAAGAATCCCAGAACGGGGATTAGCTTTAGAACGGTAATTATTACAAAACCGATTATGAATATCCCCATCTCACTTGTGTTAATGTTTAATCTCTTTGTAACAAAGTTTCCTGTGCAGTAAGAGACGAAGAGTCCTGAAGTCATAAGGGCCATTATGAAGAACATTCCAAGTATGGCTGCAACAGGCAGACCAATTACAGTAATTGCAAGTATGATCAATACAATCACTGCTGCAATAGCCAATAAGAACCCTATTA comes from the Methanofastidiosum sp. genome and includes:
- a CDS encoding ribulose-phosphate 3-epimerase; its protein translation is MAKLAPSILSADFSRLGDDIMEAENAGADIIHVDVMDGHFVPNITIGPLVVEAVSKITSLPIDVHLMIENPSDYVELFSKALDKENRDISLDYVSFHIEASYHPHRLLNRIKELNVKSGIALNPSTPVSTITHLLDSMDLLIIMTVNPGFGGQSFIETMLPKIKEAKKLVKGHDIEILVDGGVTEKNIKKIRDAGADILVAGSAVFNKKDSIKNNIIRLKALV
- a CDS encoding methanogenesis marker 9 domain-containing protein; the encoded protein is MINPNNTRMVPGWKFAPVPICYGGDLRAIAFCCHPGYPLTFSFKCGLPKALEELGITKEEYIEIKDKFSKEHDWDSELVCFKSLSYCCMRRSGCMGGRDIALTTKYKDEEAYEKYFALKRKLCVEILKKARNKEKVKELLEYELSRPEPLVE